In the Microbispora sp. ZYX-F-249 genome, one interval contains:
- a CDS encoding non-ribosomal peptide synthetase/MFS transporter — protein sequence MSVADLSDAKRELLRRRLRARSARDPIPRRPEGVEPPMSPAQEPLWFMEQFTPGTTTYTLVLAVRIREPLDEDRLTRALAALPARHEGLRQRFPATEEGRPAVHVVDTAEVPLNRTTAVTDEEAIALIGAESAIPLDLARGPLLKCVVVGKGEDEHIVALLVHHIVADGQSLHLLMRDLLALCRGEEPPAPAVRFGDVAAWQRERSPDRELDYWCGELAGLPRLELLTDRPRPALQTLDGATHVRSLAPDLVEGVAALSRDHGASTFMTLLAAYQVLLSRLTGQDDFAVGVPVAGRNRPEFEDVVGMFVNVLAIRARLDGEPTFAELLARTRGTVLAALDHEELSFAQLVDALGVPRDTSRPPLIDTICTLHEFAPGDGTEVLALAPTSTRHDVELYAVPTDEGGLHCAFTYRPELFRESTIARMAGQFEDLLRAIVRDPHVPISRLPLTGDDALIAGWNATGADYPDTATLHGLIEEQVARTPEAVAVTFAGRSWTYRQLDERANRIAHRLVGLGVAPGGLVAVCAERSLDLVAALLGVLKSGAAYVPLDPGYPADRLAFMLSDSGAPVVLTQQDLAERLATGGAVILPLDLDAVWDGLPATAPEVRGGPGTAAYMIYTSGSTGRPKGVPNSHRGIVNRLDWMQKRFRLTDADVVLQKTPAGFDVSVWEFFWPLLTGARLVLAEPGGHRDPAYLRDLVNAERVTVLHFVPSMLGAFLAEEGVETCTSPRVIVCSGEELPVDLAERCLRTLPAELHNLYGPTEAAVDVSAWQCTPSALAGRARVPIGSPIQNITLHVLDRHGEPVPVGVPGELYIGGVGVALGYHARPELTAERFAGGRYRTGDAARWLPDGTIEFLGRLDGQVKLRGLRIELGEIEAVLREKAGVRDAAVIVREDVPGDPRLVAYLTGDAVPEPAQVRAAIRGTLPEYMLPSMFVPLDALPLTPNGKLDRAALPVPQVQADVPYAAPETEIERAVAAVWADVLAAERIGADDDFFDLGGHSLLAVQVVAKLRRALPAGSAQVGLVDVFTYRTVRELAAYAGSGEDGPRPLLQRLTPARTASVTYVCVPYGSGSAVVYQPLADALPADQALYALAIPGHDVGLDEEPMEFAELAARATEEILAIEGPLVIYGHCGVGAALAVELAARAEAAGRAVDAVYVGAIFPFARPRGLMRALSRIGEFDRLRSSQTDINRLKARGVDLEELDPGVADRIIRTMRHDSKAAEKYFTGLFDAPDRPRLRAPIISVIGERDPATDFYAERYREWGFLTDVTALVVLDEGGHYFLRYRAEELAAALRTHTHMEVSDRSGNPSWWVQAVSRGSAPPGSDKQGVRPSMGRFLTISAGQQLSMIGSALTGWALPLTVLMDSGSIGQFSTLAVLNLAGLLISPLAGAIVDRADRRRVMLFADCASVGIQAVLAGLLLFGDVRIWQIYLLIVSLSMATSFQRLAYQSAVPQLVPKHYLGHAIGVTQMTNGVAQLVVPLVAAGLLAWIGLGGIVAIDVASYAFAIVTVLLVRFPDTLPWRPREPLGTEIAKGFTYTWHDRGLRSTLVFFAVLNVFLSPLLLLVSPLVLSFATLEDVSVISLVSGLGVMLGGLTMSLWGGPRRGRFRAVLAFAVAIAAGGAVTGLAPSLAVVGAGAFALSYFLTLMNGIYVTIVQIKVPARFHGRVFALNTLVAWSTLPVGIGLVAPLGAALFDPMLAPGGALAPTVGALIGVGPGRGIAFLYLVCALGMLLVAAGALRVRRLARLDTETPDALPDDLVGVEAIRRRAAV from the coding sequence ATGTCTGTGGCTGACCTGTCAGACGCCAAGCGAGAACTGCTCCGACGCAGGCTGCGGGCCCGCTCCGCACGCGATCCCATCCCCCGGCGCCCGGAGGGCGTCGAACCCCCGATGTCCCCGGCCCAGGAGCCGTTGTGGTTCATGGAGCAGTTCACGCCGGGCACCACCACCTACACCCTGGTGCTCGCCGTACGGATACGCGAGCCGCTGGACGAGGACCGGCTGACCCGCGCGCTCGCCGCGCTGCCGGCCCGGCACGAGGGCCTGCGCCAGCGGTTCCCGGCGACCGAGGAGGGCAGGCCAGCCGTCCACGTCGTGGACACGGCGGAGGTGCCGCTGAACCGCACCACGGCGGTCACGGACGAGGAGGCGATCGCGCTCATCGGCGCCGAGAGCGCCATCCCGCTGGACCTCGCCCGGGGACCGCTGCTCAAGTGCGTCGTCGTCGGCAAGGGCGAGGACGAGCACATCGTCGCCCTGCTGGTGCACCACATCGTGGCCGACGGCCAGTCGTTGCACCTGCTCATGCGCGACCTGCTCGCGCTCTGCCGCGGCGAGGAGCCGCCCGCGCCCGCCGTGCGCTTCGGCGACGTCGCCGCGTGGCAGCGTGAGCGGTCTCCCGACCGCGAGCTGGACTACTGGTGCGGGGAGCTGGCCGGGCTGCCGCGCCTCGAACTCCTCACGGACCGGCCCCGTCCGGCGCTTCAGACACTCGACGGCGCGACCCACGTACGCTCCCTCGCGCCGGATCTGGTGGAGGGCGTCGCCGCGCTGAGCCGGGACCACGGCGCGAGCACGTTCATGACCCTGCTGGCCGCCTACCAGGTCCTGCTCTCCCGGCTGACCGGCCAGGACGACTTCGCCGTCGGCGTGCCGGTGGCCGGGCGGAACAGACCGGAGTTCGAGGACGTCGTGGGCATGTTCGTCAACGTGCTGGCGATACGGGCCCGGCTGGACGGCGAGCCCACGTTCGCCGAGTTGCTCGCCCGGACCAGGGGCACGGTCCTCGCCGCGCTCGATCACGAGGAACTGTCCTTCGCCCAGCTCGTCGACGCCCTGGGCGTGCCGCGGGACACCAGCAGGCCGCCCCTGATCGACACGATCTGCACGCTGCACGAGTTCGCCCCCGGCGACGGGACCGAGGTCCTCGCGCTGGCCCCCACGTCGACCAGGCACGACGTGGAGCTGTACGCCGTGCCCACCGACGAGGGGGGCCTGCACTGCGCGTTCACCTACCGGCCCGAGCTGTTCCGCGAGAGCACGATCGCCCGGATGGCCGGGCAGTTCGAGGACCTGCTGCGCGCGATCGTGCGCGACCCGCACGTCCCGATCAGCCGGCTGCCGCTGACGGGCGACGACGCGCTGATCGCCGGGTGGAACGCGACCGGCGCGGACTACCCGGACACGGCCACGCTGCACGGCCTGATCGAGGAGCAGGTCGCCCGCACCCCCGAGGCCGTCGCGGTGACCTTCGCCGGGCGGTCGTGGACCTACCGGCAGCTCGACGAGCGGGCCAACCGGATCGCGCACCGCCTCGTGGGGCTCGGCGTGGCGCCGGGCGGTCTGGTCGCGGTCTGCGCCGAACGCTCGCTCGACCTGGTCGCCGCACTGCTCGGCGTGCTCAAGAGCGGCGCGGCGTACGTGCCGCTCGACCCCGGCTACCCCGCCGACCGGCTGGCGTTCATGCTGTCGGACTCGGGCGCGCCCGTCGTGCTCACCCAGCAGGACCTGGCCGAGCGGCTGGCCACCGGCGGCGCCGTCATCCTGCCGCTCGACCTGGACGCCGTATGGGACGGGCTGCCCGCGACCGCGCCCGAGGTGAGGGGCGGGCCCGGCACGGCCGCGTACATGATCTACACCTCCGGCTCCACCGGCCGGCCGAAGGGCGTGCCCAACAGCCACCGCGGCATCGTCAACCGGCTCGACTGGATGCAGAAACGGTTCCGGCTCACCGACGCCGACGTGGTGCTGCAGAAGACACCGGCCGGGTTCGACGTCTCGGTGTGGGAGTTCTTCTGGCCCCTGCTCACCGGTGCGCGGCTTGTGCTGGCCGAGCCCGGAGGCCACCGCGACCCCGCGTACCTGCGTGACCTGGTCAACGCCGAGCGGGTGACCGTCCTGCACTTCGTGCCGTCCATGCTCGGCGCGTTCCTCGCCGAAGAGGGCGTGGAGACCTGCACCTCGCCGCGCGTCATCGTGTGCAGCGGGGAGGAACTGCCCGTCGACCTGGCCGAGCGCTGCCTGCGCACGCTCCCGGCCGAACTGCACAACCTGTACGGCCCCACCGAGGCGGCCGTCGACGTCTCCGCCTGGCAGTGCACACCGTCCGCGCTGGCGGGCCGGGCGAGGGTGCCGATCGGCTCGCCCATCCAGAACATCACGCTGCACGTCCTCGACCGCCATGGCGAGCCCGTGCCCGTGGGGGTGCCCGGCGAGCTGTACATCGGCGGCGTGGGCGTCGCCCTCGGCTACCACGCCCGCCCGGAGCTGACCGCCGAGCGGTTCGCCGGCGGCCGCTACCGCACCGGTGACGCGGCCCGCTGGCTGCCGGACGGCACGATCGAGTTCCTGGGCCGCCTCGACGGCCAGGTCAAGCTGCGCGGCCTGCGCATCGAGCTCGGCGAGATCGAGGCCGTGCTCCGTGAGAAGGCCGGTGTGCGGGACGCCGCGGTGATCGTCCGCGAGGACGTGCCCGGCGACCCCCGGCTGGTCGCCTACCTCACGGGCGACGCCGTGCCCGAGCCGGCCCAGGTGCGCGCGGCGATCAGGGGCACGCTGCCGGAGTACATGCTGCCGTCGATGTTCGTCCCGCTCGACGCCCTTCCGCTCACGCCGAACGGCAAGCTCGACCGGGCCGCCCTGCCCGTCCCGCAGGTCCAGGCCGACGTGCCGTACGCCGCGCCGGAGACCGAGATCGAGCGGGCCGTCGCGGCCGTCTGGGCCGACGTGCTGGCGGCCGAGCGGATCGGGGCCGACGACGACTTCTTCGATCTCGGCGGCCACTCGCTGCTCGCCGTCCAGGTCGTCGCGAAGCTCCGCAGGGCGCTCCCGGCCGGGTCGGCGCAGGTGGGGCTGGTGGACGTCTTCACCTACCGGACCGTGCGCGAACTGGCGGCCTACGCCGGCTCCGGCGAGGACGGCCCGCGCCCGCTGCTCCAGCGGCTCACCCCGGCACGCACGGCGAGCGTCACCTACGTGTGCGTGCCGTACGGGTCGGGCAGCGCCGTGGTCTACCAGCCGCTGGCCGACGCCCTGCCGGCCGACCAGGCGCTGTACGCGCTCGCGATCCCCGGCCACGACGTGGGCCTGGACGAGGAGCCGATGGAGTTCGCCGAGCTGGCCGCCCGCGCCACCGAGGAGATCCTCGCCATCGAGGGCCCCCTGGTGATCTACGGCCACTGCGGGGTCGGCGCCGCGCTCGCGGTCGAGCTGGCCGCCAGGGCCGAGGCGGCGGGCCGTGCGGTGGACGCCGTCTACGTCGGGGCGATCTTCCCGTTCGCCCGGCCGCGCGGGCTCATGCGGGCGCTGTCGAGGATCGGGGAGTTCGACCGCCTCCGGAGCAGTCAGACCGACATCAACCGCCTCAAGGCCCGTGGGGTGGACCTCGAGGAGCTCGATCCCGGCGTGGCCGACCGCATCATCCGTACGATGCGCCACGATTCCAAGGCCGCGGAGAAGTACTTCACCGGGCTGTTCGACGCGCCGGACCGGCCACGGCTACGCGCTCCGATCATCTCGGTGATCGGCGAGCGCGACCCCGCCACCGACTTCTACGCGGAGCGCTACCGCGAGTGGGGCTTCCTCACCGACGTGACGGCGCTGGTCGTGCTCGACGAGGGCGGCCACTACTTCCTGCGCTACCGCGCGGAGGAACTGGCCGCCGCCCTGCGCACCCACACCCACATGGAGGTCTCCGACCGCTCGGGGAACCCCTCGTGGTGGGTGCAGGCGGTCTCGCGCGGGTCCGCCCCGCCCGGGTCCGACAAGCAGGGGGTGCGGCCCAGCATGGGCCGCTTCCTGACGATCTCCGCCGGGCAGCAGCTCTCGATGATCGGCTCGGCGCTCACCGGGTGGGCCCTGCCGCTGACCGTGCTCATGGACTCCGGTTCGATCGGGCAGTTCTCCACGCTGGCCGTGCTCAACCTGGCCGGGCTGCTGATCTCCCCGCTGGCCGGGGCGATCGTGGACCGGGCGGACCGGCGGCGCGTGATGCTGTTCGCCGACTGCGCCTCGGTCGGGATCCAGGCCGTGCTGGCCGGGCTGCTCCTGTTCGGCGACGTACGGATCTGGCAGATCTACCTGCTGATCGTCAGCCTGTCGATGGCGACGAGCTTCCAACGGCTGGCCTACCAGTCGGCGGTGCCGCAACTCGTCCCCAAGCACTATCTCGGTCACGCCATCGGCGTCACCCAGATGACCAACGGTGTCGCGCAGCTCGTCGTCCCCCTCGTCGCGGCCGGGTTGCTGGCCTGGATCGGGCTCGGCGGCATCGTGGCGATCGACGTGGCGAGTTACGCGTTCGCCATCGTCACGGTGCTGCTGGTCCGCTTCCCCGACACGCTTCCCTGGCGGCCGCGCGAGCCGCTGGGCACGGAGATCGCCAAGGGCTTCACGTACACGTGGCACGACCGGGGCCTGCGCTCGACGCTGGTGTTCTTCGCCGTGCTCAACGTGTTCCTGTCCCCGCTGCTCCTGCTGGTCTCGCCGCTGGTGCTCTCCTTCGCCACGCTCGAGGACGTCAGCGTGATCTCGCTGGTGTCGGGGCTCGGCGTCATGCTCGGCGGGCTGACCATGTCGCTGTGGGGCGGTCCGCGCCGCGGGCGGTTCCGCGCGGTGCTCGCCTTCGCCGTGGCCATCGCGGCAGGCGGCGCCGTCACCGGCCTCGCCCCGTCGCTTGCCGTGGTCGGCGCAGGGGCGTTCGCGCTGAGCTACTTCCTCACGCTGATGAACGGCATCTACGTCACGATCGTGCAGATCAAGGTGCCCGCGCGGTTCCATGGGCGGGTCTTCGCGCTCAACACGCTGGTCGCCTGGTCGACGCTGCCCGTCGGCATCGGCCTGGTCGCCCCGCTCGGCGCCGCGCTGTTCGACCCGATGCTGGCCCCGGGAGGGGCGCTCGCCCCGACCGTGGGCGCCCTGATCGGGGTGGGCCCCGGCCGCGGGATCGCCTTCCTCTATCTGGTGTGCGCGCTGGGCATGCTCCTCGTGGCGGCCGGCGCCCTGCGGGTGAGGCGGCTGGCCCGCCTCGACACCGAGACGCCGGACGCGCTGCCCGACGACCTCGTCGGGGTCGAGGCCATCCGGCGTCGCGCCGCCGTCTAG
- a CDS encoding Rv1733c family protein: MSQNLFARFARWLGLDRNPLRRRCDRVEAVVRLAAVLGVVVAIVLGVMLGIREYGKGLRTEAQQARDRHQVVATLTGDVTAPRLSVAGAAVGHAQAAWVAPDGTAKAGVIEVPPSRRAGETVRIWTDDQGVIAPRPQDRETTVVAALTVGTGVPLAAAAILALLVTCTRLVNQRRARGVWEAQWTVVEPMWRINGR, from the coding sequence ATGTCGCAGAATCTATTCGCCAGGTTCGCTCGCTGGCTGGGACTGGACAGGAATCCGCTTCGGCGCCGGTGTGACCGGGTCGAAGCGGTGGTCCGGCTTGCCGCGGTGCTGGGAGTCGTGGTCGCGATCGTGCTCGGCGTGATGCTCGGCATCCGCGAGTACGGCAAGGGCCTGAGGACCGAGGCCCAGCAGGCGCGCGACCGGCATCAGGTCGTCGCCACGCTGACAGGTGACGTGACGGCGCCCCGGCTGTCGGTGGCCGGAGCGGCGGTCGGGCACGCCCAGGCCGCCTGGGTGGCCCCCGACGGCACGGCGAAGGCCGGGGTCATCGAGGTCCCCCCCAGCAGGCGGGCGGGCGAGACGGTGCGCATCTGGACCGACGACCAAGGCGTGATCGCACCTCGGCCACAGGACCGGGAGACCACGGTGGTCGCCGCGCTGACCGTCGGCACGGGCGTGCCGCTGGCCGCCGCCGCGATCCTCGCGCTGCTGGTCACCTGCACCCGCCTGGTCAACCAGCGCCGGGCCCGCGGGGTGTGGGAGGCCCAGTGGACCGTGGTCGAGCCCATGTGGCGGATCAACGGCCGCTGA
- a CDS encoding enoyl-CoA hydratase/isomerase family protein — translation MEVTDGFELTIEEHVATLTLNRPAKRNAVTAAMWRALPGILADLAADPKVRVLVLTGAGGTFCSGADISEIHELGDKDDDTGLTVVAEHALVTFAKPVIAMIEGYCVGGGCQLALACDLRVAAAGARFGVTPAKLGIVYPLSSTRRLAEIAGPATAKLLLFSAELITADHAVRTGLVDEVCPPEELRERVYGLAATMAGRSRLTLTAAKQIIDGRAGEAEVRAWQREARESGELAEGVRAYREGRSPGFSWDAK, via the coding sequence ATGGAAGTTACCGACGGGTTCGAACTGACCATCGAGGAGCACGTCGCCACCCTCACCCTCAACCGGCCGGCCAAGCGCAACGCCGTGACCGCGGCCATGTGGCGGGCCCTGCCGGGAATCCTGGCGGATCTCGCCGCGGACCCGAAGGTACGCGTCCTCGTCCTTACCGGAGCCGGGGGAACTTTCTGTTCTGGTGCCGATATTTCGGAAATTCATGAGCTTGGCGATAAAGACGATGACACCGGTCTCACCGTTGTCGCCGAGCACGCGCTGGTGACCTTTGCCAAACCCGTGATCGCGATGATCGAGGGATACTGCGTCGGCGGCGGATGCCAGCTCGCGCTCGCCTGCGACCTGCGCGTCGCGGCGGCCGGGGCCCGCTTCGGCGTCACCCCGGCCAAGCTCGGAATCGTCTACCCGCTCAGCTCCACGCGGCGGCTCGCGGAGATCGCCGGGCCCGCCACGGCGAAGCTCCTGCTCTTCTCGGCCGAGCTCATCACCGCAGATCACGCCGTACGCACCGGCCTCGTCGACGAGGTGTGCCCGCCGGAGGAGCTGCGCGAGCGCGTGTACGGCCTGGCGGCCACGATGGCCGGCAGGTCCCGGCTCACGCTGACGGCCGCCAAGCAGATCATCGACGGCCGGGCCGGGGAGGCCGAGGTGCGCGCCTGGCAGCGGGAGGCGCGAGAGAGCGGCGAATTGGCCGAAGGTGTCCGGGCATATCGGGAGGGGCGTTCCCCTGGATTCTCTTGGGATGCAAAATAG
- a CDS encoding DUF5685 family protein has protein sequence MFGILRPCARHSCPSVHEAWRAHLCGLCLTLRDRHGQLARMATNYDGLILSVLTEAQSRARPEAGGGPNRRTAGPCALRGFRSAEVVRSDDRGARLAAVVSLALAAGKIRDHASDGDGIAARRVAGVPMRATATSWAAAARRGAESIGFDTTVLTEVSTRQALLEASPGRALLEVTEPTETAVAAAFAHTAVLAERPGNAESLREAGRFFGRVAHVIDAVEDLAEDRARGAYNPLDATGTSPAQARRVCEEALHGLRLAVRDLDLEDRHLVEALLCGETRRAVDRAFGTRAHGAACATRRAPAGESPTAPPDAPPEPPGQPGQPGQPPGVLPGIALTAAAGAAIFLTCGLYRPPWSTYRNAPWHERCFCDRCDCCPDCSGCCDACSACSDCCSGDGCCGDGCCCGDGCCCDCGA, from the coding sequence GTGTTCGGGATCCTCCGGCCGTGTGCCCGCCACTCCTGCCCGTCCGTCCACGAAGCCTGGCGCGCGCACCTGTGCGGGCTCTGCCTGACGTTGCGGGACCGGCACGGGCAGCTGGCCCGCATGGCGACCAACTACGACGGCCTCATCCTGTCCGTGCTGACCGAGGCCCAATCACGGGCCCGGCCCGAGGCCGGGGGCGGGCCGAACCGGCGCACCGCCGGGCCCTGCGCGCTGCGCGGCTTCCGCTCCGCGGAGGTGGTGCGGTCGGACGACCGGGGCGCCCGCCTGGCCGCCGTGGTCTCCCTGGCCCTCGCCGCCGGCAAGATCCGCGACCACGCGTCCGACGGCGACGGGATCGCGGCCCGGCGCGTGGCCGGCGTCCCGATGCGCGCGACGGCGACCTCCTGGGCCGCCGCCGCCCGGCGCGGCGCGGAGTCGATCGGCTTCGACACGACCGTCCTGACCGAGGTCTCCACCCGCCAGGCGCTGCTGGAGGCGTCCCCCGGGCGCGCCCTGCTGGAGGTCACCGAACCCACCGAGACCGCCGTTGCCGCGGCGTTCGCGCACACGGCGGTGCTCGCGGAGCGGCCGGGCAACGCCGAGAGCCTGCGCGAGGCCGGGCGCTTCTTCGGCCGCGTCGCGCACGTGATCGACGCGGTGGAGGACCTCGCCGAGGACCGGGCGCGCGGGGCGTACAACCCCCTCGACGCGACCGGCACCTCGCCCGCCCAGGCGCGGCGCGTGTGCGAGGAGGCGCTGCACGGGCTGCGCCTCGCCGTACGCGACCTCGATCTGGAGGATCGGCACCTGGTCGAGGCGCTCCTGTGCGGCGAGACCCGGCGTGCCGTCGACCGGGCGTTCGGGACGCGCGCCCACGGCGCCGCCTGCGCGACGCGCCGCGCGCCGGCCGGGGAGTCCCCCACGGCCCCGCCCGACGCCCCGCCGGAACCCCCCGGACAGCCCGGACAGCCCGGACAGCCGCCGGGCGTACTCCCGGGGATCGCGCTGACGGCCGCCGCCGGGGCGGCGATCTTCCTGACCTGCGGGCTCTACCGCCCCCCGTGGAGCACCTACCGGAACGCGCCGTGGCACGAGCGCTGCTTCTGCGACCGATGCGACTGCTGCCCCGACTGCTCGGGGTGCTGCGACGCCTGCTCGGCCTGCTCCGACTGCTGCTCCGGCGACGGCTGCTGCGGAGACGGCTGCTGCTGCGGGGACGGCTGCTGCTGCGACTGCGGCGCCTAG
- a CDS encoding P1 family peptidase, with product MDNHPNGRVRARSLGVVVGASPTGPLNAITDVDGVLVGHTTIDDGAGLHTGVTAVVPRQLIAGRRWLPAAVYAGNGYGKLVGSTQVDELGVLESPVVLTATLSVFRAADALLTYLMDRRPDGLSFNPLVGETNDGFLSDIRRRPITGRHVLDALEGASGGLPAEGCVGAGTGTTALGFKAGIGTSSRRQVADGAPVTVGVLVQANFGGVLTVRGVPMPVGELIPGAVRHGQAGGSCMIVVATDAPLDARRLGRLARRAVFAMGRVGASYSHGSGDYAIAFSTAPPRLPPVPDEALNPVFAGVMDAVEEALLNSLFTATTTTGFRGRTSHAVPYDRLPGAAGRTAPA from the coding sequence ATGGACAACCATCCGAACGGGCGCGTGCGGGCGCGCTCGCTGGGCGTCGTCGTCGGCGCGTCGCCGACCGGGCCGCTGAACGCGATCACCGACGTCGACGGGGTCCTGGTGGGTCACACCACGATCGACGACGGCGCCGGCCTCCACACCGGGGTCACCGCCGTCGTCCCGCGGCAGCTGATCGCCGGGCGCCGGTGGCTGCCCGCGGCCGTCTACGCCGGCAACGGGTACGGCAAGCTGGTCGGCTCGACCCAGGTCGACGAACTCGGCGTGCTGGAGTCACCCGTCGTCCTGACCGCCACGTTGTCGGTGTTCCGGGCCGCCGACGCGCTGCTCACCTATCTGATGGACCGCCGCCCGGACGGGCTCTCCTTCAATCCCCTGGTGGGGGAGACCAACGACGGCTTCCTGTCCGACATCCGGCGCCGCCCGATCACCGGACGGCATGTTCTCGACGCGCTGGAGGGCGCGTCCGGCGGGCTGCCCGCGGAGGGCTGCGTGGGAGCGGGGACCGGGACGACGGCCCTGGGGTTCAAGGCCGGCATCGGCACCTCCTCCCGGCGGCAGGTGGCGGACGGGGCTCCGGTCACGGTCGGCGTGCTCGTCCAGGCCAACTTCGGCGGCGTGCTGACCGTCCGCGGGGTCCCGATGCCGGTCGGCGAGCTCATCCCGGGGGCCGTCCGGCACGGGCAGGCCGGCGGCTCCTGCATGATCGTGGTGGCCACCGACGCGCCGCTCGACGCGCGCCGGCTCGGCCGCCTCGCCCGCCGGGCGGTCTTCGCGATGGGCCGGGTGGGCGCGTCGTACTCCCATGGCAGCGGCGACTACGCGATCGCCTTCAGCACGGCGCCGCCGCGGCTTCCGCCCGTGCCCGACGAGGCGCTGAACCCCGTCTTCGCCGGGGTCATGGACGCGGTCGAGGAGGCGCTGCTCAACTCCCTGTTCACCGCGACGACCACCACCGGATTCCGCGGCCGGACGAGCCACGCGGTCCCCTACGACCGGCTCCCGGGAGCGGCCGGCCGGACCGCGCCCGCGTGA
- a CDS encoding mechanosensitive ion channel family protein — protein MTTTGGAVTAAAWNWATLAIAVTAAIVAVELVRRVLKSRLIGERWALAGPFARRCTWPGFASAVVGTVKAAYDPDMPGSDSRGFQQILSLLLIVCVTWLLIQAAYAVTDVVLDRLTRVEGERNRRARRIRTQIALVRRVSAAVVVVLALGAMLFTFPQVRALGAGLLASAGIAGVVGGIAAQSTLGNMLAGLQLAFSDALRLDDVVVVEDEWGRIEELTLTYVALRLWDERRLILPVSYFTGNPFENWTRHESRILGSVYLRVDWSIPVEEVRTELYRALRDNPLWDQKDWTLQVTDITPEGLVELRALMSAADSASAFDLRCDIREHLVKFIREKYPESLPRLRLETPAR, from the coding sequence ATGACGACGACAGGGGGCGCCGTCACAGCGGCAGCGTGGAACTGGGCGACCTTGGCGATCGCCGTGACCGCCGCGATCGTCGCGGTGGAGCTGGTCCGGCGGGTGCTGAAATCACGCCTCATAGGGGAGCGATGGGCGCTCGCCGGGCCGTTCGCGCGCCGGTGCACCTGGCCGGGTTTCGCGTCGGCGGTGGTGGGGACCGTCAAGGCCGCCTACGACCCGGACATGCCCGGGTCGGACTCGCGCGGCTTCCAGCAGATCCTCTCGCTGCTGCTGATCGTCTGCGTGACCTGGCTGCTGATCCAGGCGGCGTACGCGGTGACCGACGTCGTCCTCGACCGGCTCACGCGGGTCGAGGGCGAGCGCAACCGCCGCGCCCGGCGCATCCGCACCCAGATCGCGCTGGTGCGCCGGGTGTCGGCGGCGGTGGTCGTGGTGCTCGCGCTGGGGGCGATGCTGTTCACGTTCCCGCAGGTGCGGGCCCTGGGCGCGGGGCTGCTCGCCTCCGCGGGGATCGCCGGCGTGGTGGGCGGCATCGCGGCCCAGTCCACGCTCGGCAACATGCTGGCCGGGCTGCAACTGGCCTTCAGCGACGCGCTGCGGCTCGACGACGTGGTCGTGGTGGAGGACGAGTGGGGCCGGATCGAGGAGCTGACGCTCACCTACGTGGCGCTGCGCCTGTGGGACGAGCGGCGGCTCATCCTGCCGGTGTCCTACTTCACCGGCAACCCCTTCGAGAACTGGACGCGCCACGAGAGCCGCATCCTCGGCAGCGTCTACCTCCGCGTGGACTGGTCGATCCCCGTCGAGGAGGTCCGCACCGAGCTCTACCGGGCGCTGCGCGACAACCCGCTGTGGGACCAGAAGGACTGGACGCTGCAGGTCACCGACATCACCCCGGAGGGGCTGGTCGAGCTGCGCGCGCTGATGAGCGCGGCCGACTCGGCGAGCGCCTTCGACCTGCGCTGCGACATCCGGGAGCACCTGGTGAAGTTCATCCGCGAGAAGTACCCCGAGAGCCTGCCGCGCCTGCGCCTCGAAACCCCGGCTCGCTGA